In bacterium, the DNA window ATAAGCACTACACAGGTCATTCCCGCCCTGGCAGAATACGCCGCGGCGGAAGCGGATGTATTACCCGTCGAAGCGCACATAACGGCTTCGGATCCTTCTTCCAGCGCTTTTGATACCGCAAGAGTCATCCCTCTGTCTTTAAACGAACCGGTGGGATTCGCGCCGTCGAATTTCAGAAAGACTTTAAGCTTTCCCCCGGAAAGCCCGGAAAGTGTCTTTGAAAAAATAAGCGGTGTATTTCCTTCATTAAGAGAAATTACGGGGGTCTTTTCAGTAACGGGAAGATATTCTCTGTATTGATTTATTAATCCCTTCCACGGACCCATTATAATCCTCCCACCCTATATACAACGGTTTTACCTTTGGTAACATCGAGCTTATCGATAATGCCGATTGCCTTACGCATATCTTTTTCATACGCTTTGTGAGCCAGGACGACAATCGGAACTGCATTCCCTTTATTTCTGCCTTTTTGGATAACAGACGCGATACTGATCTTATTATCTCCCAATATTCCCGCAATTTTAGAAAGGACACCGGGCTTGTCTAATACGGTAAACCTGAAATAATATTTACTTCTGATATCTCCGATATCAATTATCTTTTTTTCTTTATTGGGGAAATCCGGTATGAAAGGTTTCGATTTTCCGGATATTATATTCCTTGAAATATCCAGAATATCGGAAACAACCGCGCTGGCAGTCGGTTTTTCTCCGGCGCCCAGGCCATAATAGAGTATGTTGCCTACAAAATCCCCTTCGAGCAATATCGCATTATATACTCCCGCAACAGCGGCAAGCATGCCTTTATTATCAATCATCGTCGGGTTCACCCTCACTTCGATTCCGTTGCTTTTTTCCTTATAAACGGCAAGAAGCTTTATTACAAAACCGAGCTCTCTGGCATATTCAATATCAATTTGTTCGACTTTTTCGATGCCTTCAACATTAACTTTACGGAGCTCGATCCATTTGCCCGAAGCAATGGAAGAAAGCAGCACAATTTTATGAGCGGAATCCATTCCGCTGATATCCAGCCCGGAGTCAGCTTCGGCATATCCTTCGCCCTTTGCCGCCTTTAACGCGTCTTTGAAAGAAACTTTCTCTTCTCTCATCCTCGACAAAATATAATTTGTTGTCCCGTTGATGATTGCGTATATCGAGAAAATTCTGTTCGCCGCCAGGCCTTCTCTGAGCCCTTTGATTATAGGGATCCCGCCGCCCACGCTTGCCTCAAAAAATATCTCGCGGTTATTCAATCCGGCGTGTTTGAAAAGCTCTTCCCCGTGTTCCGCAAGCAGCGCTTTATTCGCGGTAACAACGCTTTTCCCGTTCGAAAGCGCCTTTTTAATCAGGGTCTTGGCAGGTTCAATTCCGCCTATAAGCTCCACCACTATATCAATCGATTCATCATTAATGATCGCTTCGACATCCGATACCAGCATTCCTTCCGGAAGCTTTACACCCCTGTCCGTCTTTATGTCTTTATCCGCAATCCTCACAAGTTCAATAGGCGCGCCGAAATCCCTGCTGAAAACCCCGGTATTTTTCTGCAGATTTTTCACAACGCCCTTACCGACAGTCCCAAATCCTATTATTCCTACCCGAATATTTTTCATAATCTCCCCGCGATACTGTCACTATCCCAATATATAAACTAACCGAACATTTTACCATCTTTTATCTATATAACAAATATTTTATTTAAGATTATGCCGGCGCCCCGGCGGGGAGTTTTATCTCAGCCGTAAAGGATATAAAAAACAGAAAAATCAATCCTGTGAAACAGCTTTATGGATGATTTTGCTTAAATCGTGCAATTTGAAAGGTTTTATAAGATAATCCTCAAAGCCGAACTTGCGGAAATTAGCCATCACCGGATCAAAAGAGTATCCGCTGGTAACAATCACTTTTGCGCCCGAATCAATCTTTTTCAGGTATTTCACCGCTTCTTTGCCTGACATGCCGCCCGGTATCGTCAAATCCATAATAACAGCATCGAACTTCTGTCCGGAAGCCATAGCCTGTTTATATTTTTGCAAAGCCTCCGCGCCATCTATGGCAACATCAACATCATATCCTATGTATTCCAGCATTCTCTTCGCAATTTTTCTGACTCCGTCTTCATCATCCATAAAAAGTATCCTGCCTTTACTTTTATATATCCTGTCTTTGACGCTGTTCTTTTTAGCGGCCCTGGAAACAGCGGGCAAATAAACCGTGAAGACCGATCCCTGTCCCGGCTTTGATTCCACGGCAATCAGACCTTCATGGTTGCGGACGATTGAATAAGAAGTGGCAAGTCCCAGGCCCAGGCCCTTTGCTTTGGTCGTAAAATAAGGGTCAAAGACCTTATTGATATGATCCTCTTTAATGCCGATTCCCTTATCGGAAATGGTTATTTTTACGTACTTGCCTTTTTTCAGGTTGGCCGGCTTATTTCCTTTAAGCACGATATTTTCCGCGATTAACCTTATTTTTCCGCCCGCCGGCATCGCCTGCTCAGCGTTGATAATAATATTATTTATAACCTGGCTTATCTGTCCCTCGTCTATTTTAACCGGCCACAGATTTTTTGAAATTCTTCTGTCACATTTTACGTTAGATCCTCTTACGGACAAAGAGATGGAATTCTTTATCAACGCAGAAAGAAAAACAAGTTTCCTGATGGGTTTTCCCCCTTTGGAAAAAGTAAGAAACTGCTGGGTGATTTTTTTCGCGCTCAGGGACGCTTTCTCCGCTTCATCCATAAATTTATACAGTTTGCCGCCCGCATCCGATTGAATCTTGGCAAGAGAAATATTCCCAAGTATCGCGGTCAGGATGTTGTTGAAATCGTGAGCCATGCCGCCCGCCAGCACTCCTATCGATTCAAGTTTTTGCGCCTTCAACAGTTCATCCTGAAGTTTCCGCTGGTCGGTGATGTCTTTCAATACGGTTATCACCTTTTTGACCCGGCCTTTTTCGATGATAGGGATTTTCCATGTCTCGGTGACGATGGTTTCCGGCCCGAGCAGGTTCTTTTCCTCCGTTATTACGGGTTTCTCATCCTTAAAAACCTTCTTATACTGTTGAATTACCTTCTCACCTAAAAAAGGGTACACATCCAGAAGATTGAGGCCTATGATATCCGTTTTAAGCCCGAACCTTTTATTCCATGAAAGCAACGTGCTGTTTGCTAATAAAACAGTCAGGTTTCTGTCGACAACATGCAAGGCATCGGTCAGGGAGTTGATTGTCGAGCGATACTGTATCTGCGATTCTCTCAGGGCGTCTTCAGCTTCTCTGCGATAAATTGTTTCAAGAGCCAGCGACATGTAATCAGAAATTGAAGAAACAAAATTCTGCTCTTCAATCGTCCATTTTCTCCTGCGGCCTGTATGTTCATGGCAAATTATACCTACCAGTTTGCCGTGAAGCCTTACGGCTACATCCATTATCGAGCTTATCCCGTGTTCCCTGATATAGTCTGCGAATTCAGCGGTTCTTTCATCGTTTGCGGCGTCGGAAGCCGCAATACACCTGTTTTTTTCCAAAGACTCAAAATACCGGGGATATTTTCCAACAGTCAGTTTCATTCCTTTTTCATGGACAGCTTTAGCGGATAAGAACAGGTTTTCACAGATTATTTCCGTATGTTCATCGTTAAAGAACCATATGCTTACGCGGTCCGTCTCAAGCGCGTACGAATCCATTTCGGTTATTTTTTCCAAAGCCGCGCTTATATCGGAAAAATCGATCTT includes these proteins:
- a CDS encoding homoserine dehydrogenase: MKNIRVGIIGFGTVGKGVVKNLQKNTGVFSRDFGAPIELVRIADKDIKTDRGVKLPEGMLVSDVEAIINDESIDIVVELIGGIEPAKTLIKKALSNGKSVVTANKALLAEHGEELFKHAGLNNREIFFEASVGGGIPIIKGLREGLAANRIFSIYAIINGTTNYILSRMREEKVSFKDALKAAKGEGYAEADSGLDISGMDSAHKIVLLSSIASGKWIELRKVNVEGIEKVEQIDIEYARELGFVIKLLAVYKEKSNGIEVRVNPTMIDNKGMLAAVAGVYNAILLEGDFVGNILYYGLGAGEKPTASAVVSDILDISRNIISGKSKPFIPDFPNKEKKIIDIGDIRSKYYFRFTVLDKPGVLSKIAGILGDNKISIASVIQKGRNKGNAVPIVVLAHKAYEKDMRKAIGIIDKLDVTKGKTVVYRVGGL
- a CDS encoding PAS domain S-box protein — translated: MADFLKRLLESTKDGVCVYYYDTGKIIYANRGLAEILQLNLTPSRICGELFDNIIKISPDQKTISQLLAGKDSIRGIEYNFQTLSGKGKCVILNASFEKDGENRKTVEIILRDISEQKITAKTLKDNITRFRDLLNNMISGVAVFKVVGNGRDFIFKDFNKAAEKIDNIERMNVVGKRIGDVFPGAEKSGIVKAFRKVWKTGLPVRIQSLYYSDDRIKGWRDNYIYKLACDDIVAIYNDITDKSVAEEKMRNSERKFTDLWENAPVAYHLLDKKGIILAVNRTEANLLGYSSGEMIGRSIFDFILDAQKKDAKARFKKKITGYKIPKSEDRIYVKKNGSKIHVIIDDILEYDTGGNICGMRSTMVDVTEQRYKSAQFVKFQETILKLGKIDFSDISAALEKITEMDSYALETDRVSIWFFNDEHTEIICENLFLSAKAVHEKGMKLTVGKYPRYFESLEKNRCIAASDAANDERTAEFADYIREHGISSIMDVAVRLHGKLVGIICHEHTGRRRKWTIEEQNFVSSISDYMSLALETIYRREAEDALRESQIQYRSTINSLTDALHVVDRNLTVLLANSTLLSWNKRFGLKTDIIGLNLLDVYPFLGEKVIQQYKKVFKDEKPVITEEKNLLGPETIVTETWKIPIIEKGRVKKVITVLKDITDQRKLQDELLKAQKLESIGVLAGGMAHDFNNILTAILGNISLAKIQSDAGGKLYKFMDEAEKASLSAKKITQQFLTFSKGGKPIRKLVFLSALIKNSISLSVRGSNVKCDRRISKNLWPVKIDEGQISQVINNIIINAEQAMPAGGKIRLIAENIVLKGNKPANLKKGKYVKITISDKGIGIKEDHINKVFDPYFTTKAKGLGLGLATSYSIVRNHEGLIAVESKPGQGSVFTVYLPAVSRAAKKNSVKDRIYKSKGRILFMDDEDGVRKIAKRMLEYIGYDVDVAIDGAEALQKYKQAMASGQKFDAVIMDLTIPGGMSGKEAVKYLKKIDSGAKVIVTSGYSFDPVMANFRKFGFEDYLIKPFKLHDLSKIIHKAVSQD